One Longimicrobiales bacterium DNA window includes the following coding sequences:
- the tyrS gene encoding tyrosine--tRNA ligase — protein sequence MSALIEELRWRGLLQDATEGAAEHLAEAPRSAYIGFDPTASSLHVGSLLVIMDLVHLQRHGHTPIALVGGGTGLIGDPSGKEVERQLITKEKAAENAEGIRAQLDHFLDFDVKSNAAVMRNNLDWLGGLALVDFLRDIGKHFSVNQMLAKESVKRRLAQEDSGLSFTEFAYALLQSYDFLELYRRDGCTIQMGGSDQWGNITTGTDLIRRVDGGKAFGVVSPLVTNSAGKKFGKSEAGNIWLDPELTSAYQFYQFWVNTEDADVVKYLKYFSLLSQDEISELDQATQVEAHRRAAQKALAEDVTRRVHGETGLAKAVQATAALFGGDLSGLSAEDIQDVFADVPSSEIVRDRLSGEGVSFIDLLVESAVASSKGDARRSIEGGGVYLNNVRIQDVEFSVEVSKAIDGRFLVIRKGKKNYHLIALQG from the coding sequence ATGAGTGCCTTGATCGAAGAACTCCGCTGGCGCGGACTGTTACAGGACGCCACCGAGGGCGCCGCCGAACACTTGGCGGAGGCCCCCCGGTCGGCGTACATCGGATTCGACCCCACGGCTTCGAGTCTCCATGTCGGGAGCCTGTTGGTCATCATGGATCTCGTCCACCTCCAGCGACATGGCCACACTCCGATCGCCCTCGTAGGTGGTGGGACAGGGCTGATCGGCGACCCGTCCGGGAAGGAAGTCGAGCGACAGCTGATCACCAAGGAAAAAGCGGCTGAGAATGCCGAGGGCATTCGTGCTCAGCTCGACCATTTCCTGGACTTCGACGTAAAATCGAACGCCGCGGTCATGCGCAACAACTTGGACTGGCTCGGCGGATTGGCCCTGGTGGACTTTCTACGCGACATCGGAAAGCACTTCTCAGTGAATCAAATGCTGGCCAAGGAATCGGTGAAGCGCCGACTGGCTCAAGAAGACAGTGGCCTGTCGTTTACCGAGTTCGCATACGCCCTGCTCCAATCCTACGACTTCCTCGAGCTGTACCGCCGGGATGGCTGCACCATTCAGATGGGTGGCAGTGACCAGTGGGGCAACATCACCACCGGGACGGATCTCATTCGTCGTGTCGATGGCGGTAAGGCGTTCGGCGTCGTGTCACCACTCGTGACGAACTCCGCGGGCAAGAAGTTCGGGAAGAGTGAGGCCGGTAATATCTGGCTCGACCCCGAACTGACGTCGGCGTATCAGTTCTACCAGTTTTGGGTGAACACCGAGGACGCGGACGTCGTGAAGTATCTCAAGTACTTCTCGCTGCTCTCGCAGGATGAGATCTCCGAACTCGATCAGGCCACCCAAGTGGAAGCTCATCGTAGAGCCGCACAAAAAGCCCTCGCTGAAGACGTCACAAGACGTGTTCATGGTGAGACGGGTTTGGCGAAGGCCGTGCAGGCCACGGCCGCGTTGTTTGGGGGGGATCTGTCAGGCCTCTCAGCGGAGGACATCCAAGATGTATTCGCGGATGTGCCGTCCTCTGAGATCGTGCGTGATCGCCTGAGCGGCGAGGGAGTTTCGTTCATCGACCTATTGGTCGAGTCAGCTGTTGCCTCGTCGAAGGGGGACGCCCGGCGCTCCATCGAAGGTGGAGGGGTCTACCTCAACAACGTTCGAATTCAGGATGTCGAGTTCTCGGTCGAGGTGTCCAAAGCCATCGACGGCCGCTTCCTCGTGATTCGGAAGGGCAAGAAGAACTACCACCTGATAGCGCTCCAAGGCTGA
- a CDS encoding cupin domain-containing protein, translated as MPPVTSASTGEKRMAYVDPCDVSPHYYKKLFENEKLRVVEMTLPPGHKDTQHSHPDETVYFISGGKARIYVGDDAMEVDIPDGHVMHHESWTHTVENIGDTTINAVIFEPHMDTSHL; from the coding sequence ATGCCCCCCGTCACCTCCGCATCGACCGGAGAAAAACGCATGGCCTATGTAGATCCTTGTGACGTCTCACCCCACTACTACAAGAAGCTCTTTGAAAACGAGAAGCTCCGTGTGGTGGAAATGACGCTCCCGCCGGGGCACAAAGACACGCAGCATTCCCACCCCGACGAGACCGTGTATTTCATCAGTGGCGGAAAGGCACGCATCTACGTTGGCGATGACGCCATGGAAGTCGATATCCCGGACGGCCACGTGATGCATCACGAGTCGTGGACGCACACGGTTGAGAACATCGGCGACACGACGATCAACGCCGTCATCTTCGAGCCGCATATGGACACGTCGCACCTGTAG
- a CDS encoding putative metal-dependent hydrolase — MTDPRFPSGPLEFKGSALTAEERTAMIEAIAAHPANMRAAVAELNDEQLDTPYRDDGWTVRQVVHHVVDSHLNSYQRFKLALTEDKPTIRTYDQAAWAELPEAKAAPVEVSLALLEALHVRWVMMLRDMEGSDFEKLLDHPEVGDISADQLLEIYGWHCPHHEGHITALRDRMGW, encoded by the coding sequence ATGACAGACCCCCGTTTCCCGAGCGGCCCGCTCGAGTTCAAGGGCAGCGCGCTCACTGCCGAAGAACGGACGGCGATGATCGAAGCGATTGCGGCACACCCGGCGAACATGCGAGCAGCGGTCGCGGAGTTGAATGACGAGCAACTGGACACGCCGTATCGCGACGATGGATGGACTGTTCGCCAGGTCGTCCATCATGTGGTCGACTCGCACCTCAACTCGTATCAGCGCTTCAAGCTGGCCCTGACCGAGGACAAGCCCACGATCCGCACCTACGACCAAGCCGCGTGGGCGGAATTGCCCGAGGCGAAGGCGGCACCGGTTGAGGTATCATTGGCACTTCTCGAGGCGCTGCACGTCCGCTGGGTCATGATGCTGAGAGATATGGAGGGAAGTGACTTCGAGAAACTCCTGGATCATCCCGAGGTGGGGGACATCAGCGCCGACCAGCTACTCGAGATCTACGGATGGCACTGCCCGCATCACGAGGGGCACATCACTGCGCTGCGGGATCGGATGGGCTGGTAG
- a CDS encoding MGMT family protein produces the protein MATYEQYYAVVRQIPRGRVTTYGTVATVAGLPGRARQVGYAMAAIPEGTDVPWQRVINAKGEISERKGGTAFENIQRVLLEAEGVEFNAQRRVDLERFGWP, from the coding sequence ATGGCTACCTACGAACAGTACTACGCTGTCGTACGACAGATCCCAAGGGGTCGCGTTACGACCTACGGAACCGTCGCCACCGTGGCAGGTCTTCCAGGTCGCGCGCGCCAGGTGGGATATGCCATGGCCGCCATTCCCGAAGGTACCGACGTGCCGTGGCAACGCGTGATCAACGCCAAGGGCGAGATAAGCGAGCGAAAGGGCGGCACGGCGTTCGAGAACATTCAGCGAGTCTTGCTCGAAGCCGAAGGCGTGGAGTTCAATGCCCAGCGACGCGTGGACCTCGAGCGATTCGGTTGGCCCTGA
- a CDS encoding alpha/beta fold hydrolase has translation MRRTIGAQRAFRAAETVALALLVTAFAVWSPISAVAQAPTLHWVSADGHALAVWEKSVAGADAAILLVHGRTWSTLPDFDLQVPGESLSLMDGLNEENISTYGVDLRGYGETDRDDTGWNTPNRAVADVASVLRWIRERHPDQPVHLFGWSLGSMVSQLTAQRHPDLIDRLVLFGYPTRPGAEQPFQEPSAGPPARATTAEAAASDFLVEGSISAHAIQAYVEAALDADPVRSDWTSGHQWNDLDPAEVTTPTLVIHGEHDPLAPMAAQAALVEGLGTSDKAWVVVPGGDHAAFLEAPRPYFIAVLGAFLLRGGL, from the coding sequence ATGAGACGCACCATTGGAGCACAGCGGGCATTCAGGGCGGCCGAGACGGTCGCGCTGGCCCTTTTGGTGACCGCTTTCGCTGTTTGGAGCCCGATTTCAGCGGTCGCACAGGCCCCGACCCTCCACTGGGTGTCTGCGGATGGGCACGCCTTGGCCGTGTGGGAGAAAAGCGTCGCCGGAGCGGACGCGGCCATTCTTCTGGTACATGGCCGAACCTGGAGCACCCTCCCGGACTTCGACCTGCAGGTGCCGGGCGAGTCACTTTCCCTCATGGATGGACTCAACGAGGAGAACATCTCCACGTACGGGGTCGATCTGAGGGGATATGGAGAGACCGACCGTGACGACACCGGTTGGAACACTCCAAATCGCGCGGTTGCTGATGTCGCGAGTGTACTTCGGTGGATCCGCGAGCGGCATCCTGATCAGCCGGTGCATTTGTTCGGTTGGTCATTGGGCTCAATGGTGTCCCAACTCACCGCCCAACGTCATCCGGACCTGATCGATCGTTTGGTGCTGTTCGGATATCCGACTCGACCGGGGGCGGAGCAGCCGTTCCAGGAGCCGTCTGCTGGTCCGCCAGCACGGGCGACGACCGCCGAAGCAGCGGCGAGCGACTTCCTTGTGGAAGGCTCCATCAGCGCACACGCCATCCAGGCTTATGTCGAAGCGGCGTTGGATGCTGACCCGGTCCGGTCTGATTGGACCTCCGGTCATCAATGGAATGACCTAGACCCAGCGGAGGTGACGACCCCCACGCTGGTTATCCACGGTGAACACGATCCTCTCGCTCCAATGGCCGCGCAGGCGGCGCTCGTGGAAGGTCTCGGCACGAGCGACAAGGCTTGGGTCGTTGTGCCGGGTGGCGATCATGCTGCGTTTCTCGAAGCGCCGAGGCCGTACTTCATTGCGGTCCTCGGAGCATTCTTATTGAGGGGCGGACTCTAG
- a CDS encoding ABATE domain-containing protein translates to MTDDSEVFIWDSGALSLDFLNTRRFDQGRGHEGISTPRRLEMWLAQCGALPSGGSSFTASPPAARTLLLEGTRLRDEIQQAMHAFTSEAPIPLSSLHTINRVLDSSRVSLRLVSEDGTSSLSEHETGSELLTLLAPIATSAAELLAGADPHRVRQCASNTCVTWFLDSSKNGRRRWCSMARCGNRAKAKKHWDKQRAADAADAADAAERVEARAAQP, encoded by the coding sequence ATGACTGATGACTCAGAAGTTTTCATTTGGGACTCCGGAGCCCTGTCCCTCGACTTTTTGAACACACGCCGTTTCGACCAAGGGCGGGGACATGAGGGGATCAGCACCCCAAGGCGACTGGAAATGTGGCTCGCCCAATGTGGAGCCCTGCCCTCTGGAGGTTCCTCGTTCACCGCCTCACCTCCCGCAGCCCGAACGCTTCTTTTAGAAGGCACGCGACTTCGCGACGAAATCCAACAAGCGATGCATGCGTTCACCTCAGAAGCCCCAATCCCCCTCTCGAGTCTCCACACAATCAATCGGGTGCTCGACTCCAGTCGGGTCTCACTCCGGCTGGTGAGCGAGGACGGCACCTCGAGCCTCTCGGAACACGAGACCGGGTCGGAGCTCCTTACTCTATTGGCCCCGATCGCGACTTCAGCCGCCGAACTGTTGGCTGGTGCCGACCCACACCGCGTTCGTCAATGCGCTTCGAACACCTGTGTGACCTGGTTCCTCGATTCGAGCAAGAACGGCCGGCGCAGGTGGTGTTCGATGGCTCGTTGCGGCAACCGGGCCAAGGCGAAGAAGCACTGGGACAAACAGAGAGCCGCAGATGCAGCAGATGCAGCAGATGCAGCAGAACGGGTCGAAGCTAGAGCTGCTCAGCCCTAG
- a CDS encoding alpha/beta fold hydrolase, with protein sequence MKRRLPATVLLSALLLAGCAEKQQPSVNLGAEGTLPVDGAQLRYWTVGNGPPVMILHGGPGIGIGYLLSELDAPGFPPEGLRWVAYDQRGSGRSTGAEDPSQINMDRFVEDLEAMRVASGQDRIALMGHSFGGLLAMHYAVKYREHLAAMILIDPDPASRALWSRHEELVEARLTESDRMLMAAISSAEGWETDPVQVENYYLAQFQAYFGNREPSVRLRLGLAQGVYGNFPATALVMRESLGDWDIFSELEGIEVPTLILTGDRSVFPLSAHEMLRSVLPASELVVLPGVGHFPHMEDPEAFATITTAFLASVTNGAGSEGAVSN encoded by the coding sequence ATGAAGAGACGGCTTCCTGCCACGGTGTTGTTGAGTGCGCTCCTTCTAGCTGGGTGCGCGGAGAAGCAGCAGCCCTCAGTGAATCTAGGGGCCGAAGGCACACTTCCAGTGGATGGAGCACAGCTCCGCTATTGGACGGTTGGGAACGGTCCTCCGGTCATGATACTCCATGGGGGCCCTGGCATCGGTATCGGGTATCTGCTGTCTGAGTTGGACGCGCCTGGCTTCCCGCCAGAAGGCCTGAGGTGGGTCGCATACGATCAGCGCGGAAGTGGCCGCTCCACGGGGGCCGAAGACCCCTCTCAGATCAATATGGATCGATTTGTCGAAGACCTTGAAGCGATGCGCGTGGCGAGTGGCCAGGACCGAATCGCGTTGATGGGACATTCCTTTGGTGGCTTGTTGGCGATGCACTATGCCGTCAAATACCGAGAGCATCTCGCGGCGATGATCCTGATAGATCCGGATCCTGCAAGCCGGGCGCTGTGGTCTCGCCATGAGGAGCTCGTCGAGGCACGGCTCACCGAGAGCGATCGGATGCTGATGGCCGCGATCTCATCGGCGGAAGGCTGGGAGACGGACCCAGTACAGGTGGAGAACTACTATTTGGCGCAGTTCCAAGCTTATTTCGGGAATCGAGAGCCGTCCGTGCGGCTGCGCTTGGGGCTGGCCCAAGGTGTATACGGGAACTTCCCTGCTACTGCGCTTGTGATGCGGGAGTCGCTCGGCGACTGGGATATTTTCTCAGAGCTGGAGGGGATCGAAGTTCCTACGCTGATCCTCACTGGGGACCGCAGCGTGTTCCCGCTCAGCGCTCACGAGATGTTGCGCTCTGTCCTACCTGCGTCGGAGTTGGTCGTGTTGCCGGGTGTTGGACACTTCCCGCACATGGAGGACCCTGAGGCCTTTGCCACGATCACGACCGCATTTCTGGCCAGCGTGACGAACGGTGCCGGTTCTGAAGGTGCGGTGTCCAACTAG
- a CDS encoding amidohydrolase family protein, which translates to MTTQKILPTLAVAALIATSNLHAQAVAYVGATVWDGTGAPASSATLVVEDGRFTTVSPDGQIPEGAEIVFLEGKYVIPGLVNTHGHVSGLWAPDDVRSEADRIRSDLELFAKYGVTTVNSLGDSEEVLAVRDAAAWDDPRARLLAAGPVIAATSAEGARAAAEANADAGADWLKVRVDDNLGTAQKMPWEAVQAVFDVAGERGLSVATHLFYLDDAKRLLEMGTGLVAHSVRDTDVDEEFITTLTESGVCYVPTLTREVSTFIYASRPGYFDDDFFLEYADSSEIERVSQPDFMERTRESSTAAGYRIALIQALGNLKALIDAGAPVAFGTDAGPAGRFPGYFEHMELALMVGAGITPEQALRAATGVAADCLGLDDMGTIQAGRRADFIVLDADPLKDITNSQMISQVYVAGQPMRE; encoded by the coding sequence ATGACTACCCAAAAGATCCTCCCGACCCTCGCCGTCGCAGCCTTGATCGCGACCTCTAACCTCCACGCCCAAGCGGTCGCCTACGTCGGAGCGACCGTCTGGGACGGCACAGGAGCCCCGGCCTCTTCGGCCACGCTCGTTGTTGAAGACGGTCGGTTTACGACAGTCTCGCCTGACGGCCAGATCCCAGAAGGCGCCGAGATCGTCTTCCTCGAGGGCAAGTACGTCATCCCTGGACTCGTGAACACCCATGGACACGTAAGCGGCCTGTGGGCCCCCGACGATGTCCGAAGCGAAGCAGATCGCATCCGCAGTGACCTCGAGTTGTTCGCCAAATACGGTGTGACCACCGTGAATAGCCTGGGTGACTCCGAGGAGGTTCTCGCAGTCCGGGACGCGGCAGCCTGGGACGACCCGCGTGCTCGGCTTCTCGCCGCAGGGCCCGTCATTGCAGCGACGAGCGCCGAAGGGGCCCGTGCTGCTGCGGAAGCCAACGCGGACGCGGGGGCCGACTGGCTGAAGGTCCGAGTTGATGACAACCTGGGCACCGCACAGAAGATGCCATGGGAGGCGGTTCAGGCCGTCTTTGATGTAGCCGGAGAGCGCGGGCTGAGCGTCGCGACGCATCTCTTCTACCTCGACGACGCCAAACGACTGCTCGAAATGGGTACGGGCCTCGTCGCCCATTCCGTTCGCGACACCGATGTGGACGAGGAATTCATCACCACACTGACCGAGAGCGGGGTCTGCTACGTCCCCACACTCACCCGCGAGGTCAGCACCTTCATCTACGCTAGCCGCCCAGGGTACTTCGACGACGACTTCTTCTTGGAATACGCCGACTCGTCAGAGATCGAGCGCGTCAGCCAGCCGGATTTCATGGAGCGGACCCGCGAGAGTTCCACGGCGGCCGGGTACCGGATCGCTCTGATTCAGGCGTTAGGTAACCTGAAGGCGCTGATCGACGCGGGCGCACCCGTAGCGTTCGGCACCGACGCAGGGCCGGCGGGACGATTCCCCGGGTACTTCGAACACATGGAGCTGGCGCTGATGGTCGGCGCAGGCATCACCCCCGAGCAGGCGCTACGTGCGGCCACCGGCGTGGCGGCCGACTGCTTGGGGTTGGACGACATGGGAACAATCCAAGCGGGCCGGCGGGCGGATTTCATTGTCCTGGACGCGGATCCGCTGAAGGACATCACCAACTCGCAGATGATTTCGCAGGTGTACGTCGCCGGACAACCGATGCGCGAATAA
- a CDS encoding aquaporin, translating to MVRYVTELIGTFFLVFTIGMTAVAGVGLAPIAIGATLIAIVYMGVHVSGAHYNPSISIALYLRGALDAKHLAPYIAAQLLGACLAACAVLMITGGTFAPAPGEGYGTLSVLLAEMLMTFALALVIMNVATSKATEGNSYYGLAIGFTVMGGAFAVGGVSGGVFNPAVGFGPILVDMLAGDGGFGNLWFYTVGPIVGAAAAVPVFKMQEGAGDAEA from the coding sequence ATGGTCCGCTATGTGACAGAACTCATCGGTACCTTCTTTCTCGTCTTCACCATCGGCATGACCGCAGTCGCCGGTGTGGGTCTCGCACCCATCGCGATTGGCGCAACACTCATTGCCATAGTTTACATGGGCGTGCACGTATCCGGTGCGCACTACAACCCCTCGATCAGCATCGCGCTCTACCTACGCGGAGCGCTCGACGCCAAGCACCTGGCACCGTACATCGCGGCCCAGCTCTTAGGAGCGTGCTTGGCTGCCTGCGCGGTGCTCATGATTACAGGCGGGACCTTCGCACCGGCTCCGGGCGAGGGCTACGGGACTCTGTCGGTGCTCCTGGCTGAGATGCTCATGACGTTCGCTCTCGCACTCGTGATCATGAACGTGGCGACATCGAAGGCGACCGAAGGGAACTCCTACTACGGCCTGGCGATCGGCTTCACCGTCATGGGCGGGGCCTTCGCGGTCGGGGGGGTATCAGGTGGCGTGTTCAACCCGGCAGTCGGGTTCGGGCCGATCCTCGTGGACATGCTGGCCGGCGACGGCGGCTTCGGGAACCTTTGGTTCTACACGGTCGGGCCGATCGTGGGCGCAGCGGCCGCGGTGCCCGTATTCAAGATGCAGGAAGGGGCAGGCGACGCCGAGGCGTAA
- a CDS encoding META domain-containing protein, whose product MSVLKVWVAVVLVVALSACAADEPEPESFVDQDTNEQKLDVLVEPFEELVLHPDSVDQPLEGTEWVLESIFGQPVPVGSQATLSFDREVERVDGHTGCNAFTGVYELMGTRLQLSGFGLTRLACPSGFDRVEVDLLEAFRTTGSFRVGRDVLELMSETGSVASYIARNEE is encoded by the coding sequence GTGAGCGTCTTGAAGGTGTGGGTGGCGGTCGTTCTGGTAGTAGCTCTTTCCGCGTGCGCGGCGGACGAGCCTGAGCCCGAGTCGTTCGTGGATCAGGACACCAACGAGCAAAAGTTGGACGTGCTCGTCGAGCCATTCGAAGAGTTGGTGTTGCATCCTGATTCGGTCGACCAGCCGCTCGAAGGGACTGAATGGGTCCTCGAGTCGATTTTCGGCCAGCCCGTACCTGTGGGGTCACAGGCTACCCTGAGCTTCGACCGAGAAGTGGAGAGGGTCGACGGGCACACAGGCTGCAACGCGTTCACGGGGGTGTATGAACTGATGGGGACACGATTGCAGCTCAGCGGCTTCGGGCTGACCCGCCTCGCGTGCCCGTCGGGCTTTGACCGAGTCGAAGTGGATCTCCTCGAGGCGTTCCGAACGACCGGGTCGTTCAGGGTTGGACGAGACGTCCTAGAACTGATGTCGGAGACGGGCTCGGTCGCGAGTTACATCGCTCGGAACGAAGAGTGA
- a CDS encoding cation acetate symporter encodes MTVQSWTFLLVAASFALYIGIAIWTRAGSTKEFYVAGGGVSPLANGMATAADWMSAASFISMAGLISFMGYDGSVYLMGWTGGYVLLALLLAPYLRKFGAFTVPDFVGDRYYSQTARIVAVICAIFVSFTYVSGQMRGVGIVFSRFLEVDVEVGVYIGMAIVFFYAVLGGMKGITYTQVAQYCVLIFAYMVPAIYLSIMITGNPIPQLGFGGVDPETGVALLEGLNGLHEQLGFAAYTSGTKSTLDVFFITAALMVGTAGLPHVIIRFYTVPRVRDARISVGWALIFIALLYTTAPAIAVFARTNLLHSVSELPYSEAPAWFTNWEATGLLAHNDLNGDGLIQYTGPDSPIANELTVDRDIMVLANPEISGLPPWVVGLVAAGGLAAALSTAAGLLLVVSSAVSHDLLKRSLWPEITERNELIAARLAAGAAVVVAGYLGIHPPGFVAEVVAFAFGLAASSFFPVIILGIFSKRTTREGAILGMVVGITFTAAYIVWFKFVHPEMNSAEHWWFGISPEGIGTLGMLLNFAVTIVVSRFTPAPPAEVQALVDSIRVPRGAGEAHEISA; translated from the coding sequence ATGACGGTTCAGTCCTGGACCTTCTTGCTGGTCGCCGCATCGTTCGCGCTCTACATCGGGATCGCCATCTGGACGCGTGCGGGCTCGACGAAGGAGTTCTATGTCGCAGGTGGTGGGGTGTCGCCGCTCGCGAACGGCATGGCCACGGCCGCTGACTGGATGAGTGCAGCTTCCTTCATTTCGATGGCGGGCTTGATCTCGTTCATGGGGTACGACGGCTCGGTATACCTCATGGGGTGGACCGGTGGATACGTGCTTTTGGCGCTTCTGCTCGCTCCGTACCTGAGGAAGTTCGGTGCATTCACCGTGCCGGACTTCGTAGGCGATCGATACTACTCGCAGACCGCGCGCATCGTGGCGGTGATCTGCGCCATTTTCGTCTCGTTCACCTATGTGTCGGGGCAAATGCGAGGCGTCGGAATCGTCTTTTCGCGTTTCTTGGAAGTGGACGTGGAAGTCGGGGTGTACATCGGTATGGCCATCGTCTTCTTCTATGCCGTGCTCGGGGGCATGAAGGGGATCACGTACACGCAGGTGGCTCAGTACTGTGTGCTGATCTTTGCCTACATGGTTCCGGCGATCTACTTGTCGATAATGATCACCGGGAACCCGATCCCGCAGCTGGGCTTCGGTGGCGTCGATCCCGAGACTGGGGTGGCGTTACTGGAGGGACTGAACGGACTCCATGAACAGCTTGGGTTCGCGGCTTATACCTCGGGGACCAAGTCGACGCTGGACGTATTCTTCATTACGGCTGCGCTTATGGTGGGGACCGCAGGCCTCCCGCACGTGATTATCCGATTCTACACCGTGCCGAGGGTGAGGGACGCTCGAATCTCGGTCGGGTGGGCGCTGATCTTCATTGCCTTGCTCTACACCACGGCACCCGCTATCGCGGTATTCGCCCGAACCAATCTTCTCCACAGCGTGTCTGAGCTCCCTTACTCAGAGGCGCCTGCTTGGTTCACAAATTGGGAGGCAACGGGGCTGCTGGCGCACAACGATCTGAACGGTGACGGGCTGATTCAGTACACCGGCCCGGACTCTCCGATTGCTAACGAACTCACCGTGGACCGCGATATCATGGTGCTCGCGAACCCGGAAATCTCAGGCCTGCCTCCTTGGGTAGTCGGCCTCGTAGCTGCGGGTGGCTTGGCCGCTGCTTTGTCGACCGCGGCCGGGCTCCTACTCGTCGTGTCCTCTGCGGTCAGTCACGATCTCCTTAAGCGATCGTTATGGCCTGAAATCACCGAACGAAACGAGTTGATCGCGGCACGACTCGCGGCCGGAGCCGCCGTCGTGGTCGCTGGCTACTTAGGGATTCATCCGCCCGGCTTCGTCGCAGAAGTTGTGGCGTTCGCCTTCGGATTGGCGGCCTCCTCGTTCTTCCCAGTCATCATCCTGGGAATCTTCTCGAAGCGCACCACTCGTGAAGGAGCGATCCTGGGTATGGTAGTCGGGATCACCTTCACAGCAGCGTACATCGTCTGGTTCAAGTTCGTGCATCCTGAGATGAACTCTGCGGAGCATTGGTGGTTCGGCATCAGTCCGGAGGGCATCGGTACACTGGGCATGCTCCTTAACTTTGCGGTGACGATCGTCGTGTCGAGGTTCACACCGGCACCGCCCGCCGAAGTGCAGGCGTTGGTGGACTCAATTCGTGTGCCGCGAGGTGCCGGCGAGGCACACGAGATCAGCGCATAG
- a CDS encoding DUF4212 domain-containing protein — protein MADSNDPSARPSVTDPETQERHAEYWRRNLRYLAGLLVVWFVASFGFGIVLAEPLNNFTIPGTGFPLGFWFAQQGSIYVFVVLIFVYVKIMNDLDVEFGVDEGGEA, from the coding sequence ATGGCCGACTCAAACGACCCCTCTGCACGTCCGTCCGTTACCGATCCGGAAACCCAGGAGCGCCACGCTGAGTATTGGCGGCGTAATCTCCGTTACCTCGCCGGACTCCTGGTCGTGTGGTTCGTGGCCTCGTTCGGCTTTGGGATCGTCCTCGCGGAGCCTCTGAACAACTTCACGATCCCGGGCACGGGCTTCCCGCTTGGCTTCTGGTTCGCCCAACAGGGGTCCATCTACGTCTTCGTTGTCTTGATCTTCGTCTACGTGAAGATCATGAACGACTTGGATGTCGAGTTCGGTGTAGATGAAGGGGGTGAAGCATGA
- a CDS encoding DUF1684 domain-containing protein — translation MKPSRAGMMMGALLLAACEGPPEHIAVEEEEHTASVQGFHDARVAELEAPDSWLALIALHWLEEGETTVGSDPSSDLVLPEGKAAPFVGTAVVQDDVLTFVVAEGVTVTQGVDSTLNLPAGSGAFPPDISGDPVVTSAEMGSAGPGKSKVLRNGDINWIQVRRNGQFALRVRDNSNAVYEAFTGIDRYPITRDWRVTAQWVPHKKTVAVPNVVGTVSERESPAHVAFWLDGEKHTLDVTGDPDAERFMLVFADETSGSTSYGGGRYVWVSAPDEAGRTVLDFNLAYNPPCVWTPFATCPLPSRDNRLATAVEAGEMEWKR, via the coding sequence TTGAAGCCAAGTCGGGCGGGAATGATGATGGGCGCGCTTTTGCTCGCGGCCTGCGAGGGCCCGCCCGAGCACATCGCCGTCGAGGAGGAGGAACACACTGCATCCGTGCAGGGCTTTCACGACGCCCGCGTGGCCGAGCTCGAAGCCCCCGACTCATGGCTGGCTCTGATTGCGCTTCATTGGCTGGAAGAAGGCGAGACGACCGTCGGCTCTGACCCGTCCAGCGACCTGGTATTGCCCGAAGGGAAGGCCGCACCGTTCGTAGGTACGGCCGTCGTGCAGGACGATGTGCTGACCTTCGTGGTTGCGGAGGGAGTGACCGTTACCCAGGGCGTAGACTCGACGCTCAACCTCCCGGCCGGCTCCGGAGCCTTCCCACCTGACATCTCGGGAGATCCCGTCGTCACTTCGGCGGAAATGGGCTCGGCAGGTCCTGGGAAGTCCAAGGTGCTTCGTAATGGGGACATCAACTGGATCCAAGTGCGCAGAAACGGCCAGTTCGCGCTTCGGGTTCGGGATAACAGCAATGCAGTGTACGAAGCCTTTACCGGCATCGATCGTTATCCGATCACCAGGGACTGGCGGGTCACGGCTCAGTGGGTTCCCCATAAGAAGACCGTTGCCGTGCCTAACGTGGTCGGCACCGTGTCAGAGCGGGAGTCTCCCGCGCACGTGGCGTTTTGGCTTGATGGGGAAAAGCACACGCTCGACGTTACGGGAGATCCGGACGCCGAGCGCTTCATGCTCGTCTTCGCCGACGAGACCAGTGGATCCACGAGCTACGGCGGCGGCCGCTACGTCTGGGTGTCGGCGCCGGACGAGGCAGGCAGAACTGTTCTGGACTTCAACTTGGCGTATAACCCTCCGTGCGTATGGACGCCGTTCGCGACTTGCCCGCTGCCGTCTCGGGACAACCGGTTGGCTACAGCCGTCGAAGCGGGTGAAATGGAATGGAAGCGCTAG